In one bacterium genomic region, the following are encoded:
- a CDS encoding MFS transporter codes for MSKKAKKLLILLAAAQFIFTLDSTVMNVSISTLVQDLNTTVGDIQAAIAFYSLVMAAFMIAGAKIGDIIGRKRAFIVGMCIYGVGSSLTALAPNVQVLKFGWSFLEGIGAALAIPAMLSLIAGNFTKPDHRLKAYSTVAAMAGIAAGLGPIIGGFLTTYATWRLAFAGEVLVVIWILFQQGLIKDVKLEGKKMRLDKIGVILSVAGLGVMVQGILMAGTYGLLRARQDYSLGSFTFTAGGISPAIVGIAVGICILLGFAVWEAHQFRKGKDQLVNLDLFKIPAVSGGTLTILSQQFVLGGLMYVMALFLQIQQGMSAFQTGIVLLPLSLCLLLAASRGNVLAKRFDPRDVIRVGYLLILFGVLVIAARSRDIAADPVFPISLAVAGAGIGLIGSQLQNLVQSSVTKEQSSEASGLMSTFQNLGMSLGTAIAGVVLTGFLISVSTQLISENTTLTSAQKQQYTSALQTQAQIVSDTALQSALDDESPETAQQVVEINAQARAQALTYSFVAIAALGALGMAATTRLPRRTATSKA; via the coding sequence ATGTCTAAGAAAGCTAAAAAACTGCTCATTTTGCTGGCTGCAGCACAATTTATTTTTACTCTAGATTCTACCGTGATGAATGTATCGATCTCGACACTTGTTCAAGATCTCAACACAACTGTAGGTGATATTCAGGCGGCAATTGCCTTCTACTCCTTAGTGATGGCGGCCTTTATGATTGCTGGTGCAAAAATTGGCGATATTATTGGCCGCAAACGGGCTTTTATTGTAGGTATGTGTATTTATGGTGTGGGTAGTTCGCTGACGGCTCTAGCGCCAAATGTGCAGGTATTAAAGTTTGGTTGGTCATTTTTGGAGGGAATTGGGGCGGCACTGGCAATTCCAGCCATGCTTTCATTAATTGCTGGTAACTTTACTAAGCCCGATCATCGGTTGAAGGCCTACAGTACTGTGGCCGCTATGGCGGGGATTGCCGCCGGCTTGGGGCCAATTATTGGTGGGTTTTTAACGACTTATGCAACCTGGCGTCTAGCTTTTGCCGGAGAAGTGTTGGTGGTGATATGGATTTTGTTCCAGCAAGGGCTTATTAAGGACGTAAAGTTAGAAGGCAAGAAGATGCGTTTGGATAAAATTGGCGTGATATTGTCAGTTGCTGGTTTAGGGGTAATGGTTCAGGGTATTCTGATGGCCGGCACTTACGGCCTGTTGCGAGCTCGTCAAGATTATTCGCTTGGCTCGTTCACGTTTACTGCTGGAGGCATATCCCCGGCGATAGTTGGAATTGCAGTAGGAATTTGTATTTTGCTCGGATTTGCTGTCTGGGAGGCTCACCAGTTTCGTAAAGGTAAGGATCAGCTTGTGAACTTAGATTTATTTAAGATCCCAGCCGTTAGTGGTGGTACACTAACGATTCTTTCACAGCAATTTGTCTTGGGTGGCCTGATGTATGTCATGGCTCTTTTCTTGCAGATCCAGCAAGGTATGTCAGCCTTCCAGACCGGTATCGTTCTATTACCACTCTCACTGTGTCTACTGCTAGCGGCATCACGTGGCAATGTTTTAGCAAAGCGGTTCGATCCACGCGATGTAATTCGAGTAGGCTACTTATTAATACTTTTTGGCGTGTTGGTAATTGCAGCTCGCTCGCGTGATATTGCCGCTGATCCAGTCTTTCCAATTTCATTGGCTGTGGCTGGTGCAGGAATCGGACTAATTGGCTCACAGTTGCAAAATCTTGTTCAATCTTCAGTTACAAAAGAGCAGTCTAGTGAGGCTTCCGGCTTGATGTCAACTTTTCAAAATCTCGGTATGTCGCTAGGAACTGCGATTGCTGGAGTGGTGCTAACAGGCTTCTTAATTAGCGTCAGTACACAGTTAATTAGCGAAAACACTACCCTTACGAGTGCTCAAAAACAGCAGTATACATCAGCCCTACAGACCCAGGCGCAGATAGTTAGTGATACGGCTCTTCAATCTGCTCTTGATGATGAAAGTCCAGAAACAGCTCAGCAAGTCGTAGAAATTAACGCTCAAGCTCGGGCTCAGGCTCTGACGTATTCATTTGTAGCTATTGCAGCTTTAGGTGCATTGGGTATGGCGGCCACAACTCGATTACCAAGACGAACAGCGACTTCAAAAGCCTAG
- a CDS encoding amino acid permease — protein MARPTLKRSLGLWLMALYGLGNIVGAGIYVLIGKVAGEAGYGTALAFVIASIVAGLTALSYMELSARFPVSAGATAFVHGAFNKSSLSRIIGILMVVSGVVSTGVLARGFAGYTQLIVPLPEPVLIIVVITILTLVAVKGMKESATLATIFTFIELIGLGLIIWFGKSSLVTGLANPAQTFAIDPRFGLAGVLAGAFLAFYAFIGFEDMVNVAEEVKKPERTMPLAIIIALVTATILYIAVAIIATNTINPTELASSEAPMTLVFSRLTTAPAFIITIIGISAAINGGLAHIIMGSRMLYGMAKRGWIREELAKVHADTRTPVVATLVIAITTTIIAIFMPLEMLARATSLIVLCIFVLVNISLYIIKGHPQKRQSTLKVPRWIPLMGAICSACLIVFEIING, from the coding sequence ATGGCACGCCCCACTTTAAAACGCAGTCTTGGCCTTTGGCTCATGGCATTATATGGCCTAGGCAATATTGTTGGGGCTGGAATTTATGTATTAATAGGTAAAGTTGCCGGTGAAGCTGGATATGGCACCGCCCTAGCCTTTGTTATTGCTAGTATAGTAGCTGGGCTGACAGCGCTTTCATATATGGAGCTGTCAGCTCGTTTCCCGGTTAGCGCCGGAGCCACAGCTTTTGTGCATGGTGCCTTCAATAAATCTAGTCTATCTCGAATAATCGGCATCTTAATGGTTGTCAGCGGTGTAGTCTCAACTGGGGTGTTAGCACGTGGGTTTGCCGGCTACACACAGTTAATTGTTCCCCTGCCAGAGCCAGTTCTTATTATTGTAGTTATTACGATTCTAACCTTGGTGGCAGTCAAAGGCATGAAGGAGTCGGCCACATTGGCGACTATTTTTACTTTTATTGAGCTCATTGGACTAGGTTTAATCATATGGTTTGGTAAGAGTTCCCTGGTTACTGGTCTGGCAAACCCAGCCCAAACCTTTGCGATTGACCCAAGGTTTGGGCTGGCTGGCGTGTTGGCTGGCGCTTTTCTAGCATTTTATGCATTTATTGGATTTGAAGATATGGTTAACGTGGCTGAGGAAGTAAAAAAGCCGGAACGCACTATGCCACTAGCTATAATAATCGCCCTAGTGACCGCCACTATCTTATATATTGCTGTTGCGATTATTGCTACCAACACAATTAATCCAACTGAGCTGGCAAGCAGTGAAGCTCCTATGACCTTAGTTTTCTCAAGACTCACCACGGCGCCCGCATTCATAATCACTATTATTGGTATATCAGCTGCCATTAATGGCGGTTTAGCTCATATCATCATGGGTTCACGCATGCTCTACGGTATGGCCAAGCGTGGCTGGATACGCGAAGAGCTTGCAAAGGTCCACGCCGACACTCGCACCCCTGTTGTCGCCACTCTAGTAATTGCCATTACAACCACCATAATTGCTATTTTTATGCCACTTGAAATGCTGGCTCGAGCCACAAGTCTAATAGTGCTGTGTATTTTTGTACTAGTTAATATCTCCCTATACATCATTAAGGGTCACCCTCAAAAAAGACAATCTACACTTAAGGTTCCGCGCTGGATACCGTTAATGGGGGCGATTTGTAGCGCCTGCCTAATAGTTTTTGAAATTATTAATGGCTAG
- a CDS encoding AAA family ATPase codes for MNQSLALEIMLSGESVLLTGAAGSGKTYVLNKFIKTAKREGKTVAVTATTGLAATHLSGTTIHAWSGMGIHAVLPPRFIDSLAQSRKDLIESADVLVIDEISMLHDYRLDLVDEITRQVRGRDEPFGGLQIVLCGDFFQLPPINRDGEREGGFVVHAKSWHQLSPVICYLDEQHRQNDDSFLDILNAMRAGDVRRHHVERLLEQKDAELGYGQEVTELHTTNVDVDSLNSRKLAELKSESQHYAMQTTGKSNYLDTLKRSCLAVEDLELKEGALVMCIRNSPDKKYVNGSLGVVTGFEDETNYPRVELLDGRKITIEPATWELRDGDKKRASISQIPLRLAWAITVHKSQGMTLDAARIDLRRAFVEGMGYVALSRVRSLGTLSLVGINNMAIRVSSDAVQIDGVLRQQSHADEGRFSHLKASAAQRAVSVEENSKAQKPTTSWGERLAKMREEYPRAFTPWKQADDAELRRMYDAQMSVAQMSQTLGRQPGGVRARIKKFYGDDALLAHK; via the coding sequence ATGAATCAATCTTTAGCGTTAGAAATTATGCTTTCTGGTGAGAGTGTTTTATTAACCGGTGCGGCTGGGTCGGGAAAAACTTATGTATTAAATAAGTTTATCAAAACCGCCAAACGTGAAGGTAAGACAGTCGCAGTTACTGCCACGACTGGGCTAGCCGCAACGCACTTGAGCGGCACTACTATTCATGCCTGGAGTGGTATGGGTATCCATGCTGTTTTGCCGCCACGTTTTATCGATTCTTTAGCGCAGTCTCGTAAAGACCTGATAGAATCAGCCGATGTGCTAGTGATTGATGAAATTTCTATGCTACATGATTACCGGTTGGATTTGGTTGATGAGATTACCCGTCAAGTACGAGGTAGAGACGAGCCTTTTGGAGGCTTGCAGATAGTCTTGTGTGGTGATTTTTTTCAGTTGCCACCGATTAATCGCGACGGCGAGCGTGAGGGTGGATTTGTGGTGCATGCAAAATCATGGCATCAACTCAGTCCGGTGATTTGCTATCTTGATGAACAGCATCGCCAGAATGATGATAGTTTTTTGGATATATTAAACGCTATGCGGGCTGGTGATGTGCGTCGGCATCATGTTGAACGGCTTTTGGAACAGAAGGATGCTGAGTTGGGTTATGGTCAGGAGGTTACAGAGCTACACACAACCAATGTTGATGTGGATAGTTTGAATAGCCGTAAATTAGCTGAGCTGAAAAGTGAATCGCAACACTATGCTATGCAAACGACTGGTAAATCAAATTATCTCGATACTCTAAAGCGTTCGTGTTTGGCGGTTGAAGATCTGGAGCTTAAAGAAGGTGCTCTGGTGATGTGTATTCGTAATAGTCCAGATAAAAAGTATGTTAATGGATCTTTAGGGGTGGTGACAGGCTTTGAAGATGAGACGAATTATCCGCGGGTTGAACTTTTGGATGGTCGTAAAATTACCATTGAGCCGGCTACCTGGGAATTGCGGGATGGCGATAAAAAGCGCGCGTCAATTTCTCAAATACCGCTGCGTCTGGCCTGGGCAATTACAGTCCATAAGAGTCAGGGTATGACGCTTGATGCAGCGCGGATAGATTTACGCCGAGCCTTTGTTGAAGGTATGGGTTATGTGGCGCTTTCTCGGGTAAGAAGCTTGGGAACTCTGAGTTTGGTGGGTATCAATAACATGGCGATTCGCGTCAGCTCAGATGCAGTGCAAATAGATGGTGTATTACGCCAGCAGTCGCATGCCGATGAGGGGCGGTTTAGTCATTTAAAAGCTTCTGCAGCGCAAAGAGCAGTTAGTGTTGAAGAAAATAGTAAGGCTCAAAAACCGACTACGAGTTGGGGAGAGCGATTAGCGAAGATGAGAGAAGAGTATCCACGCGCATTTACTCCATGGAAACAAGCTGATGACGCAGAATTGAGGCGTATGTATGATGCTCAGATGAGTGTAGCCCAGATGAGTCAAACATTGGGCCGACAGCCCGGTGGAGTACGGGCTAGGATAAAAAAATTCTATGGCGATGATGCACTTTTAGCGCACAAGTGA
- a CDS encoding DUF4342 domain-containing protein — MATQRTEEFKISGGDIMAKLKKLVNEGNVRKIIVKDKKGKIIAEFPLTVGVVGALLAPILAVVGAIVALAADCVISVERTVEAKKPKTKLAKKDS; from the coding sequence ATGGCAACGCAACGCACCGAAGAGTTTAAAATTTCTGGTGGCGATATTATGGCTAAGCTCAAAAAGCTGGTCAATGAGGGTAATGTGCGCAAGATAATTGTGAAGGATAAAAAAGGCAAGATAATTGCCGAATTTCCCCTAACGGTTGGTGTGGTTGGCGCCCTGTTGGCTCCAATACTGGCAGTCGTGGGCGCGATTGTAGCTCTGGCTGCGGATTGCGTGATTAGTGTTGAGCGTACGGTTGAAGCAAAAAAACCAAAGACTAAGCTAGCCAAGAAGGATAGTTAG
- a CDS encoding ABC transporter ATP-binding protein: MTNALEIGGISKSFGSHKAIENITFQVKKGEIFGFLGPNGAGKTTTIRCLMNFITPDTGKIKVLGQDAQASSVAVKNMIGYVASDHHLVEKWTAREHIDYIVHLRGAGGDYRGLLKQFSLDLDRRVKVLSTGNRQKLNLILGLIGEPKVLVLDEPTQGLDPLFQNEVYRVLEDFRESGGTVFISSHNLAEVQRICERVAIINQGRLVAVENLESLRQKAQYVVRVRSAKPLPKSVLQSDQITIRSQAEHEVTFLVRGDLNLVVKMLAKHKLSDLEIAHASLEEVFLEMYS; the protein is encoded by the coding sequence GTGACGAATGCGCTAGAAATAGGTGGAATATCCAAATCATTTGGTAGCCACAAGGCTATAGAAAATATTACATTTCAAGTAAAGAAGGGTGAGATTTTTGGCTTTTTGGGGCCCAATGGGGCTGGCAAGACTACTACTATTCGTTGTTTAATGAATTTTATTACGCCCGATACAGGGAAGATAAAGGTACTAGGTCAAGATGCTCAAGCCAGTAGTGTGGCAGTAAAAAATATGATTGGCTATGTGGCGAGCGATCATCACTTGGTAGAAAAATGGACCGCCCGCGAGCATATTGACTACATCGTGCATCTCAGGGGTGCTGGTGGTGATTATAGGGGTTTGCTCAAGCAGTTTTCGCTAGATTTAGATCGTCGAGTTAAGGTGTTATCGACTGGTAATCGCCAAAAACTAAACCTTATTTTAGGGCTGATTGGAGAGCCAAAAGTTTTGGTTTTAGATGAACCCACGCAAGGCTTGGATCCGCTGTTTCAAAATGAGGTTTATCGCGTGTTGGAGGATTTCCGAGAGTCTGGCGGGACAGTTTTTATTTCATCACATAATTTAGCGGAAGTTCAGCGGATTTGTGAGCGGGTAGCGATTATTAATCAGGGTCGGCTGGTGGCGGTTGAAAATCTTGAGTCATTACGACAAAAAGCTCAGTATGTAGTGCGTGTTCGTAGCGCTAAGCCATTACCGAAATCTGTCTTGCAGAGCGATCAGATAACTATACGCAGTCAAGCCGAGCATGAAGTTACTTTTTTGGTGCGAGGGGATTTGAATCTAGTCGTCAAAATGCTAGCTAAGCATAAATTGTCCGATTTAGAAATAGCTCACGCTAGCTTAGAGGAGGTATTCCTGGAGATGTACTCATGA
- a CDS encoding ABC transporter permease subunit, which yields MNSVIIRRYLRDRRVSLAVFCFSALAFAWMYVALFPSLKSQMTAYQDIFKSFPSAMMEAMGISDLNIGNFASYFSAEYLSMVWPLLAIILSISYAGKALAGGVESGTIGLELAQPISRTKLYLSKYLAGLIAITIFTATTLLGVVPLAGLYNIELEIVHWLQLTGMAWLFVMAIYSLAYMCSAIFSERSRVYGVVAGVLLMMYVARIIASLEDQLDWLRSLSFFHYFEGSKILTEGSLNNTGAVVFAGTIILTIVVGAMWWNRRDLAV from the coding sequence ATGAATTCGGTTATTATTCGTCGCTATCTGCGCGACCGTCGAGTGTCGCTTGCGGTGTTTTGTTTTTCGGCCCTAGCCTTTGCCTGGATGTATGTAGCGCTTTTCCCATCTCTCAAAAGTCAGATGACGGCATATCAGGACATTTTTAAGTCTTTTCCTAGCGCCATGATGGAGGCAATGGGGATATCTGATTTAAATATCGGTAATTTTGCCAGTTATTTTAGTGCCGAATACTTATCAATGGTATGGCCACTGCTGGCAATAATTCTATCTATTTCGTACGCCGGCAAGGCCCTGGCCGGTGGCGTGGAATCGGGTACCATCGGCCTTGAGTTAGCTCAACCCATTTCGCGCACCAAGCTTTATTTGTCAAAATACCTGGCTGGACTAATCGCCATTACTATTTTTACAGCAACTACATTGCTTGGCGTAGTCCCATTGGCTGGACTCTATAATATTGAACTGGAGATTGTGCATTGGTTGCAGCTAACAGGTATGGCCTGGTTGTTTGTTATGGCGATCTATAGCTTGGCCTACATGTGTTCGGCTATCTTCTCTGAACGCTCACGTGTTTATGGTGTGGTTGCTGGGGTTCTACTGATGATGTATGTGGCACGCATTATAGCTAGCTTGGAGGATCAGCTCGATTGGTTGCGTAGCCTATCTTTCTTTCATTATTTTGAAGGATCTAAAATTTTGACTGAAGGCAGTCTGAATAATACTGGTGCAGTAGTTTTTGCTGGAACCATCATCTTAACTATCGTTGTTGGTGCTATGTGGTGGAATAGGCGAGATCTAGCAGTTTAG
- a CDS encoding lecithin retinol acyltransferase family protein: MKNIITNDATSVQLLVIRQHRIRLAVIGSIFILAGLMILQAPYIFFNPLQIILSFGLILSGGLKLVQLVLGKSSKGYSLRGIILILIHSLLDIGAGIIFFTYDNLSIGFIALILGILFTFDGAVQFVVAWRSRGTKSRFLFFLNACFTLFLGLSTIILIPQLRVNGVVFLLTARLISFGAILLVMAYRSKDNSLPIIFTEIEPEVVRRKRGELYACYFGSGFHLGVYIGNNEVVHYRDDSIVHRTSWEEFLRGREPQHWVYPDIKSAPVDIVIKTATAQAGKKMKYNLIYNNCEHFAIHCKTGGKNRDSLYAQTSSAMRNLKQRPYLAVFVEAYTRAGEWLAFHFGGTFGHRVSYRIRRLNSMVTAWMLSSKKPSIKN, encoded by the coding sequence ATGAAAAATATTATCACAAATGACGCTACCAGCGTTCAGCTACTTGTTATCCGCCAGCACCGTATTAGGCTGGCTGTTATTGGATCAATTTTTATACTGGCTGGCTTAATGATCTTGCAAGCACCATATATATTCTTTAACCCTTTGCAAATCATATTAAGCTTTGGCTTGATATTAAGCGGTGGCTTAAAGCTAGTGCAATTGGTGCTAGGAAAAAGCTCCAAAGGCTACAGTCTGCGCGGTATTATACTTATCCTCATTCACTCTTTATTGGATATTGGCGCCGGTATTATTTTTTTCACGTACGACAACTTATCAATCGGCTTTATCGCACTAATATTGGGGATACTATTCACTTTTGATGGAGCCGTTCAGTTTGTGGTAGCCTGGCGCTCTCGAGGTACGAAGTCACGTTTTTTATTTTTTCTCAACGCCTGCTTCACTCTCTTTTTAGGGCTCAGCACCATTATTTTAATCCCACAATTGCGAGTCAATGGTGTAGTTTTTCTACTGACAGCACGACTCATATCTTTTGGCGCCATTCTGCTAGTAATGGCTTATCGTAGTAAAGACAATAGCCTACCGATAATTTTTACTGAGATCGAGCCAGAGGTGGTACGCCGTAAAAGAGGTGAGCTCTATGCCTGCTATTTTGGATCGGGTTTTCACTTGGGGGTGTATATCGGCAACAATGAAGTGGTGCACTACCGAGACGATAGCATTGTGCATCGAACCAGCTGGGAAGAATTTTTACGTGGTCGCGAGCCTCAACACTGGGTTTACCCAGATATTAAATCGGCTCCGGTTGATATAGTGATAAAAACTGCCACCGCTCAAGCTGGTAAAAAAATGAAATATAACCTGATCTATAACAATTGTGAACACTTTGCTATCCATTGTAAGACTGGTGGCAAAAACCGCGATTCACTCTACGCTCAAACCAGCTCAGCTATGCGCAACCTCAAGCAGCGCCCCTACTTAGCCGTTTTTGTTGAAGCTTACACTCGGGCTGGCGAATGGCTGGCCTTCCATTTTGGTGGCACTTTTGGACACCGAGTGTCTTATAGGATTCGTCGCCTTAACTCGATGGTGACGGCCTGGATGCTGTCATCTAAAAAGCCTTCAATCAAAAACTAA
- a CDS encoding GDP-L-fucose synthase, giving the protein MSNLSKVFWKNKRVLVTGGSGFLGSALVRQLEVLGAEAITPSHADYDLVSGDAVRKMYADHSDTDIVIHLAAKVGGIGANREHPGSFMYDNLMMGTQLMHEAHLAKIPKFVALGTVCAYPKHTPVPFKEDDLWNGYPEETNAPYGLAKKMMLVQSQGYREEYGFNSIFLLPVNLYGPNDNFDPASSHVIPALIKKCVDAVENNDKEIVVWGTGKASREFLYVEDAVEGILLAAERYNSSEPVNIGSSFEITIKDLIDIIVKETGFTGKIIWDTTKPDGQPRRKLDVSRAKNEFGFESQTSFEEGLKKTIAWYRDNHTNL; this is encoded by the coding sequence ATGTCAAATCTTTCTAAAGTCTTTTGGAAAAATAAAAGAGTTCTCGTAACGGGTGGCTCGGGCTTTCTTGGCTCGGCACTTGTTCGACAGCTTGAAGTATTGGGTGCAGAAGCCATTACTCCATCGCATGCCGACTATGATCTCGTGAGCGGTGACGCGGTACGCAAGATGTATGCCGACCATTCAGATACAGACATAGTTATTCACTTAGCCGCCAAGGTTGGCGGCATAGGTGCAAACCGTGAGCATCCAGGCTCTTTTATGTACGACAATCTCATGATGGGTACGCAACTTATGCATGAAGCTCATCTTGCAAAGATACCCAAATTTGTAGCGCTTGGTACAGTGTGCGCATATCCAAAACATACGCCAGTTCCATTTAAGGAAGACGATCTTTGGAATGGCTATCCAGAAGAAACCAATGCGCCTTACGGACTCGCTAAAAAGATGATGCTTGTGCAAAGTCAGGGCTACCGTGAAGAATACGGCTTTAACTCCATCTTTCTTTTGCCGGTAAATTTGTATGGGCCAAATGATAACTTTGATCCTGCTTCGAGCCATGTAATCCCAGCGCTCATCAAGAAGTGTGTCGATGCAGTGGAGAATAATGATAAGGAAATCGTAGTGTGGGGAACTGGTAAGGCTTCTCGAGAGTTCTTGTATGTAGAAGATGCCGTGGAGGGGATATTGCTCGCTGCCGAACGATATAATAGTTCCGAGCCTGTGAATATTGGCTCCAGCTTCGAGATTACTATTAAGGATCTTATCGATATTATTGTCAAAGAAACCGGCTTTACAGGGAAGATTATATGGGACACCACAAAGCCCGATGGTCAGCCTAGGCGTAAACTGGATGTGTCTCGTGCAAAGAACGAATTTGGCTTTGAATCGCAGACCAGCTTTGAAGAAGGCCTCAAGAAAACCATCGCCTGGTACCGAGATAATCACACTAATCTGTAG
- a CDS encoding glycosyltransferase, whose translation MQHQPIRARKLQDYSQWLTLRQTAKLEKEAKEFQGMRIYEINSTAEGGGVAELLRSQIPLMRGLGIDARWLVIPPDNRFFNITKHFHNALQGGLAGLPDDLEYYDEYTRAIVDSLPRDGDLYILHDPQTLGLIPFLADKPVVWRCHIDLTCADPHAFAWLRRRLRAVDNTIFSLQSYVAGIAKASIVYPSIDPLQPKNQPLSDIVANRLISNLGVDPSRPFITQISRYDIFKDPVGVLEVARRLQALLPGLQCVLLGNYASDDPEGKVMYESVVEAAKGMLDTHILVNVDDNERVVNALQSRAAAVIQYSSREGFGLTVTEAMWKEALVCARPVGGISLQIKNRQTGIALSGNHDRDARLIARALKDKSRIKRLKTSARNHVEKNFITPVMLTEYLKAYRQGIQSARS comes from the coding sequence ATGCAACATCAGCCAATTCGTGCACGTAAACTGCAAGATTATTCACAGTGGTTAACATTGAGGCAAACAGCAAAACTTGAAAAAGAAGCAAAAGAATTTCAAGGTATGCGCATTTATGAGATTAACTCCACAGCCGAAGGGGGTGGTGTGGCAGAATTGTTACGCTCTCAAATTCCACTGATGCGAGGACTGGGCATTGATGCTCGCTGGCTGGTTATTCCTCCAGATAATCGTTTTTTTAATATTACTAAGCATTTTCATAATGCCTTGCAAGGTGGTCTAGCCGGCTTGCCGGATGATCTGGAATATTATGATGAGTATACTCGAGCTATAGTTGATAGCCTGCCTCGTGATGGGGATTTGTATATCTTGCATGATCCACAAACGCTCGGTCTGATTCCGTTTCTTGCCGATAAGCCAGTGGTGTGGCGATGTCATATTGACCTAACTTGTGCCGATCCACATGCTTTTGCCTGGCTTAGGCGGCGATTGCGCGCGGTTGATAATACAATCTTTTCGCTGCAAAGTTATGTTGCTGGTATTGCTAAGGCCTCGATTGTGTATCCTTCGATTGACCCATTACAGCCCAAGAACCAGCCACTCTCAGATATTGTAGCCAATAGGTTAATTAGCAATTTAGGGGTTGACCCTAGTAGGCCTTTTATTACTCAAATTTCCCGTTATGATATCTTTAAGGACCCGGTAGGGGTATTGGAAGTTGCGCGGCGATTGCAGGCTCTCTTGCCTGGCCTGCAATGTGTGTTGCTGGGTAACTATGCTAGTGATGACCCGGAGGGGAAAGTCATGTATGAGTCGGTCGTGGAGGCAGCTAAAGGTATGCTCGACACCCATATACTGGTTAATGTTGATGATAATGAGCGCGTGGTGAATGCCTTGCAATCGAGAGCTGCAGCTGTCATACAGTATTCTTCACGCGAGGGGTTTGGACTTACGGTGACTGAAGCGATGTGGAAAGAAGCGCTAGTTTGCGCTCGTCCAGTTGGGGGAATTTCATTGCAAATTAAAAATAGGCAGACAGGTATTGCGCTGAGCGGTAATCATGATCGCGATGCACGACTTATTGCCCGCGCCCTTAAAGATAAGAGCCGTATCAAGAGGCTAAAGACTTCCGCTCGAAATCACGTTGAAAAGAATTTTATTACACCCGTAATGCTGACGGAATATTTAAAAGCTTATCGGCAGGGGATACAGTCGGCTAGGAGCTAG
- a CDS encoding DUF998 domain-containing protein — MARKKDIAGMRARIAEQLALRWGIISALVASAISVAWYLGNGVKLVPITGSLSITRLAVYIGALASFVFFAYFYRQGERWMHENAKQPLPKSWIFWRDTITLAFAYTLVAAAVMALTAFVFSHAFIGLELDSYSAALITGVVVGGCSYIIINLAYTVSVNRILAILGIVLVGGVLFAMVTNGQADWWQVHFSYLGMEQSNAARAFNFTLIFSGLVMLALTENLFNALAPAFEGSNSGMRLNVIKGAFVFIAIALACVGLFPFQEGTIYATLHNASAYGMVLGFLFLISTLRWTSPRLSPEFFILSYIMGASLIVCYVLFAMVGYLNLTAFELLSFGISFAWLMLYLKNLSQLIEKG, encoded by the coding sequence ATGGCGCGCAAAAAAGATATTGCAGGTATGAGGGCGCGGATTGCCGAACAGCTAGCTTTACGCTGGGGGATTATTAGTGCCCTAGTAGCGTCTGCGATTTCTGTAGCCTGGTATTTGGGCAATGGAGTAAAGTTAGTACCAATTACTGGCAGTCTTTCAATTACTCGTTTGGCAGTTTATATTGGCGCGCTAGCAAGCTTTGTATTTTTTGCCTATTTTTATCGTCAAGGGGAGCGTTGGATGCACGAAAATGCTAAGCAACCCTTGCCAAAAAGCTGGATATTTTGGCGCGATACCATTACCTTAGCTTTTGCCTACACTCTGGTAGCTGCAGCTGTTATGGCACTTACGGCGTTTGTGTTTTCGCACGCCTTCATCGGCCTGGAGTTGGACTCCTATAGTGCGGCCCTAATTACTGGTGTAGTGGTTGGCGGTTGCTCATATATAATTATCAATCTGGCCTACACCGTTTCGGTAAACCGTATTTTAGCTATCTTAGGGATTGTTTTGGTGGGTGGTGTGTTGTTTGCAATGGTCACAAACGGCCAGGCTGACTGGTGGCAGGTGCATTTTAGCTATTTGGGTATGGAGCAATCCAATGCTGCTCGAGCGTTTAATTTTACACTAATCTTTTCGGGGTTAGTGATGTTGGCACTAACAGAGAATCTATTTAATGCCCTAGCTCCAGCGTTTGAGGGCAGTAATTCTGGTATGCGTCTCAATGTCATTAAGGGTGCCTTCGTATTTATTGCAATTGCTCTAGCCTGTGTGGGCCTGTTCCCTTTTCAGGAGGGAACCATCTATGCTACTCTCCACAATGCGTCGGCTTACGGCATGGTGCTAGGTTTTCTTTTTCTAATCTCTACCTTGCGCTGGACATCACCCCGCTTGTCACCTGAATTCTTTATTTTGTCATACATTATGGGCGCCTCACTGATTGTTTGCTATGTGCTTTTTGCGATGGTCGGCTACCTAAATCTTACCGCTTTTGAACTCTTAAGCTTTGGAATTAGCTTCGCATGGCTTATGCTATACCTAAAGAATCTGTCACAATTAATTGAAAAGGGGTAG